The window tgggaacttgtgaatcagtccacaaatcattccaatttacatttgactcttcattattattaggtgagtcaatgggacttgttctagaggtagacatctatcacataatatcaaacacgttaagagattaatatatcacataatattcatatgttaaaaatatatagtttccaacaaaaatgttaagcaatcatttttaaagaaaacacggtcgaagtccagactcactaatgcatcctaacaaactcgataagacacactaatgcaaattttctggttctctaagaccaacgctcggataccaactgaaatgtcccgttcttattgattaaaaacgttccatattaattgatttcgttgcgaggttttgacctctatatgagacgtttttcaaagactgcattcattttaaaacaaaccataccctttatttcatcaataaaggtttaaaaagctttacgtagattatcaaataatgataatctaaaatatcctgtttacacacgaccattacataatggtttacaatacaaatatgttacaacaaaataagtttcttgaatgcagtttttacacaatatcatacaagcatggactccaaatctcgtccttatttaagtatgcgatagcggaagctcttaataatcacctgagaataaacatgcttaaaacgtcaacaaaaatgttggtgagttataggtttaacctatatatatcaaatcataataatagaccacaagatttcatatttcaatacacatcccatacatagagataaaaatcattcatatggtgaacacctggtaaccgacattaacaaaatgcatatataagaatatccccatcattccgggacacccttcggatatgatataaatttcgaagtactaaagcatccggtactttggatggggcttgttgggcccgatagatctatctttaggattcgcgtcaattagggtgtctgttccctaattcttagattaccagacttaataaaaaggggcatattcgatttcgataattcaaccatagaatgtagtttcacgtacttgtgtctattttgtaaatcatttataaaacctgcatgtattctcatcccaaaaatattagatttttaaaagtgggactataactcactttcacagatttttacttcgtcgggaagtaagacttggccactgttgattcacgaacctataacaatatatacatatatattaaagtatgttcaaaatatatttacaacacttttaatatattttgatgttttaagtttattaagtcagctgtcctcgttagtaacctataactagttgtccacagttagatgtacagaaataaatcgataaatattatcttgaatcaatccacgacccattgtatacgtatctcagtattgatcacaactcaaactatatatattttggaatcaacctcaaccctgtatagctaactccaacattcacatatagagtgtctatggttgttccgaaatatatatagatgtgtcgacatgataggtcgaaacattgtatacgtgtctatggtatctcaagattacataatatacaatacaagttgattaagttatggttggaatagatttgttaccaattttcacgtagctaaaatgagaaaaattatccaatcttgttttacccataacttcttcattttaaatccgttttgagtgaatcaaattgctatggtttcatattgaactctattttatgaatctaaacagaaaaagtataggtttatagtcggaaaaataagttacaagtcatttttgtaaaggtagtcatttcagtcgaaagaacgacgtctagatgaccattttagaaaacatacttccactttgagtttaaccataatttttggatatagtttcatgttcataataaaaatcattttctcagaataacaacttttaaatcaaagtttatcatagtttttaattaactaacccaaaacagcccgcggtgttactacgacggcgtaaatccggttttacggtgtttttcgtgtttccaggttttaaatcattaagttagcatatcatatagatatagaacatgtgtttagttgattttaaaagtcaagttagaaggattaacttttgtttgcgaacaagtttagaattaactaaactatgttctagtgattacaagtttaaaccttcgaataagatagctttatatgtatgaatcgaatgatgttatgaacatcattactaagttaatttccttggataaacctactggaaaagagaaaaatggatctagcttcaatggatccttggatggctcgaagttcttgaagcagaatcatgacacgaaaacaagttcaagtaagatcatcacttgaaataagattgttatagttatagaaattgaaccaaagtttgaatatgattattaccttgtattagaatgataacctactgtaagaaacaaagatttcttgaggttggatgatcaccttacaagattggaagtgagctagcaaacttgaaagtattcttgattttatgaaactagaacttttggaatttatgaagaacacttagaacttaaagatagaacttgagagagatcaattagatgaagaaaattgaagaatgaaagtgtttgtaggtgtttttggtcgttggtgtatggattagatataaaggatatgtaattttgttttcatgtaaataagtcatgaatgattactcatatttttgtaattttatgagatatttcatgctagttgccaaatgatggttcccacatgtgttaggtgactcacatgggctgctaagagatgatcattggtgtgtatataccaatagtacatacatctaaaagctgtgtattgtacgagtacgaatacgggtgcatacgagtagaattgttgatgaaactgaacgaggatgtaattgtaagcatttttgttaagtagaagtattttgataagtgtattgaagtctttcaaaagtgtataaatacatattaaaacactacatgtatatacattttaactgagtcgttaagtcatcgttagtcgttacatgtaagtgttgttttgaaacctttaggttaacgatcttgttaaatgttgttaacccaatgtttataatatcaaatgagattttaaattattatattatcatgatattatcatgtatgaatatctcttaatatgatatatatacattaaatgtctttacaacgataatcgttacatatatgtctcgttcaaaaatcattaagttagtagtcttgtttttacatatgtagttcattgttaatatactttatgatatgttttcttatcatagtatcatgttaactatatatatatatccatatatatgtcatcatatagtttttacaagttttaacgttcgtgaatcaccgatcaacttgggtggtcaattgtctatatgaaacatatttcaattaatcaagtcttaacaagtttgattgcttaacatgttggaaacatttaatcatgtaaatatcaatctcaattaatatatataaacatggaaaagttcgggtcactacagaaggctacctttgtagttagggttcgagctagggttcgggttcgggttcctccaattgttgttccctttgaaattcttatacctcttagtcgggttctggtcaaaaccttttcccttgcttccatcccacttacgcttcccattactagctcccgattttgATTTCTCCTTTTCTGGCTCTTGGCAGGTAATTTggatcatcagggtgtgcgccatacgcatagcttctgggacattagctggtttcgatgaagtgacatttccttgaatatcattgggaagtccccacaaatatcgttccattcgcttaaattcaggagtgaccatcgtggggcacatcaaagctaactccaagtaccttcggttatagccatcaagatcagtccctacaaccttcagttcccaaaactccgcttccatcttctgaatttcggttcgggGGCAATACTCCTCTTAAACTCCTCTCATgttgtagcataagcctcgtcaattcccttggcctgggcgagtgtgttccaccaagttaaagtgCCATCCGATAGCgtacaggaggcgtacttagttttgttcacttcggagcagttactcacacggaatacagattccaacttctcaaaccatctcgtcagcccaactggtccttcagtaccactgaaattgtggggcttgaagctctggaattccttataggtacacccgttctgAACAACTGGGTTGGCCGATGGAGCTGGatcagggttggcattcgccatagctacaggtactcgagcagctatcatctcctcgagCTGAGCTGCGGTAGGGATTTCTCACGGACCTCTTCCGTTCGCCATGgatcttccaaacaaaagtttcgacttaagtcaaaattccgCATTCAACAATTCATAATGCTATAGCATAAGGTAATTAACTGGGAAACATCACAATACACGCTAACTAAGCATGGCTAGCTAGTTACAGATATCACGAAAACCATCAGGTAATAACCtaaatagaacaccgtataataattaaacaacattaggttccattcattaataagaaagttgcataaatcttcataaggttcgtacaatacatgagtaaaacatgaaactaccaacGAGATTACATAACAAAATCTAATACAACAGTCTTAGGGCGAAGGTGGGTAAattatgtccatcaggtgggacatctgatcctcaAGCTTAGTTACCCAAGCACGGggggtatgcacttccctcgtcagttcctcgacgacgggggatgctggtggggcaggtggtgcagatggtgcggatggtgcaggtggtgcaggtggagctgatgtagacggcacagtgcgggtggtcttatgcacgaatggatcgacgggatacggtacgaccctcttacgggcTGTGAAGCTAACCAACTATCCATGTGCATCCACGAACGTtcttcctccgttaatccctgggataacggtaccatcaaaatgataccgcttcttcggcggggtagagggcggctgcacgggctcttcctcagggtcctcctcagaatcctcctcgggatcctcctcgctggcttcgtcggatgatgaatcgtttgaatcatctgaaggtggatctgcccggccagtggtcataagtcgatatctgcctggtggaatcggtACAACTCGTCCATCAgtggtgcgtctagcccaatgtccatgctcgttacggaaaggaccgtctccatttcccccaggaattacagcatcaccggaatggtgctgtagctccaggagtctagggctgggtgacgctggaatctcctcgggatcctcgtcttcATCTGAGACGTCCATTAGGTCAAGCACGAGTTCACTAGAAGGTGATTCGCCAGAGTCGTCGAAGGGTagtggtgagtcagcaacaatcgtaggcgaggcgacagtcgtctctgagtcactctcaaagtcaaagttcatgggcagcatgtctgtcatctaaacaaggaaaaataacttttttcatgtcagtaagacatatagcaagcacgtaatcaggcactacagcaacctagatcgtctaccgtagtacatagcatggcaatagcaacagtactaaacaaagtaacatgcaatcgaaagcagacagtagcatgcagtaacgaggttaagcaatagcatacagcaaattcacatagcagtaagggtaagcagtagcatgcagcaagatcatacggcagtataagtaagcagtaatgtgcagcagtagtaagcagtaacaagtaaacgagcaagttgtagattagtcctattagtgaatcctactcggtctagtctagactcactaatgcaacctaattccctacaaccaatgctctgataccaaatgtgacgccccgtacaaaaccatcgtgtacgattcgtcaacaacatgatctttacacggtcaaatactacatgctgtttgaaaaccaattttgcattcataaaaagatagcatttacaaaagataacatgacacaaaggtcgttacaaagtcattattttaaaataacataagttgcaaatgcaagataaaagtttcatgcttgagacatctctaagtaatgcagcgaaaatctaacacagcaggtctatagcagcaagtctataataccaagacagcaagtctaacagtggaagcaacatcgtttaagcacctgagaaatacacgcataaaagtcaacacgaatattggtgagctatagtttgtaatcaataaagtaatgtagaccacgagttatcgtattcaaaacagtatgaaaagtatatgcttatccgtgggcacccggtaactaatttaacgtaatagtaataccccctaaaagtagacttggcgagtgcgtatgtccttgaagtatcaaacacccgttaaatgataGCGCGACTagaccgagtggggatgtcaaaccctatggatccatatctaatattcacgttcaccggttcaaaaccaatgattaaacgttaccgtgctaaggggaatctttatgccgttatataacccacacatatgtaaagtttaagttctcgtgtcaagtaagtaaaacataaaaagtgcatgtattctcagtcccaaaaatagttaaaaattagtaagggatgctataactcacagtgataaatgcggtaaattcgatacgaaacgtatgcaggtagtaagtcggtccgaaaggtcgtcaacctaagtcaaaggtcactaggtcagtatgttataccaaatggttaaaagtgaataaattaagtctaagtgtcatcatcgacatcttcattatcatcatcattcatcaacactaaggtaagtttaacaagaatagagatcgaaaaaaaagcctgacttcggacagctgttacgacctctatacaaattgaaaagacacgtagtcagtggatatggctccgtatgtgagtcctctaactgctgaacaattttcagaacctaactcgtcttcatttgaccgtggcgatggtttaagtacgagtaggtcagaaatttcagcacaacgttacaagggcgtagtgactttcggaaggccataaatcctaaaccgtatatcggattaagtcgaggcctaaacgaaaagtcatctactcgaaatgaactatctgaaaatcaattttccgaaGACTAGGAGTCTGATAATACCcctaaaaacagaaaacaagtgcgccggtgaggttcttggtacttgatgctcatcacggttctcatccttattgcttgtaagctttaagtgtacaactctttgatctttaagcatcactttgaccaaggttcaaccatcaacacacaactaaaagtaaaatctatcattctacaagttttgaacttcaagattgcctctttattgtatgaatccaataaagcttcaacctttgtccattttacataagttcatgcatctatatcatatgtggtgatgaagacttgatatttatcatcacaacaaacacaaaaaggttccaagttagtgagatctacaataataacttagatctcaagtattaagaaaaccctaagctagaaagcttggatctttacaagattaatgagaccataagctataaagctaagatctttaacaaaataatgaaagtaatgagaccataagataaaatgctaagatctttaacataataatgaatccctaagctaaaaagcttggatctttagtgttcttgaagatcttgaagcataaagcttggatctttaaaatacatgaagattacaaacacaagtttgaatctttataacaaaataataagattaaagctaaaaagatttagatctacaaaataagagaagattcaaagctagaaagcttgaatcttccatgttcttgaaggattcaaacccaagtttgaatctacaagatgtaatcaagatcaaaagctaaaaagtttgatccctttgatgatgatgatgatgtcgtgggtgatgaagggagaagaagaagaaataaatcaaatacttacacttttagagtgagaaagactagagagagaattagagagtaaatgtgtgtaaattgcaaatgtgatcaagtgtgaaatgagtgaaataaggcttttatttataggtggtgagatgAGGGTGGGGTGGTTTAGGCTGTGGGTTAgtggaggggacaagggggacaactttttgctttttggttaatggttgtctaaagtaggtgcttatgttaggatcccatgcaacattaaggataatgcttaacaaaatgctagtatgttccctctaataaatgggcatttgtctttcattaatatggatcactaacttatttaaattgggctaattaaatagtccactagcaagtgtagggtgggctaaagtccaacaaggtagaaagtccaacaaggctaactagtgtgctctagtaaattactaagcgtaattaagcatcaaaaaacccaagtaattgttattataaaataacaattagtatttcgtagtcgtaatattccggttacgaaaaaagttaaacgtgtacacagtacgcagttcgttctaaacgtcaagtgacactaacggtcataaaggcttccggggttcaagttaagtaacctacgtacttaaaggaacattttaatatataaacgaaatTAATCCACATGTAGAAAGTTCCCAGAGCATAATATagttcagtacgcacaaatacgcagtttcgcagaaagtaccaagcacaaaagcaagtcaaaaaagtcgggtcgttacaggatCCATCCAATTTGGTTGAACTTCTTCTATAGCCGCAACAATCAAACTACCATCAATGGACTTATTGGGAAGTTCTTCTACCCAGACTTGCTTTTGGAAATGCGAAAAAGTCAATGCAGCAAGCTTACTTAGCGCGTCCGCCTTTTTATTTTAACTTCTTGAGACTTGTGATAATTCAAAAAATGCAAATTTTTCCACGGCTTCCTGCACTAGCTTCAAATACTTTTGCATAGACAACTCATGAGCTTCAAATGAGCCATTGAATTGATTTGCCACTAACTGTGAATCCACATACGGGCGTAACTGCAAAATATTCATTTTATGCGCCATATTTAATCCCGCGAGCAGTGCTTCATATTCAGCCTTGTTATTCGTTACATCAAAATTAAAACGCGGTGCGTATGTATGCGCTTCACCACTCGGGCTTGTTAACACTAATCCCGCACCCGCACCTTCAATACACGACGCACCATCTGTATATAAATCCCAGATTTCATGTTGAGGAGGCTTTAATTGCGTTCTTTCATGGATAACTTCCAGATCACCCATCATTTCTACAAGGTAATCTGCCAAAAGCTGGCCCTTTACAGATGTGCGCGAAAAATATGTTACTTCAAATGCTCCTAACTCAATTGCCCATTTGGCGAGTCTTCCTGATACCGCGGGTGTACACAAAACTTGTTTAACTGGAAAATCAGTTAAAACATGTATCGGATGACCTTGAAAGTATCTGCATAACCTTCTTGATGTCAAAACCAGCGCATAAATAAATTTCTCGATAGGCACGTATTTTATTTCACTTCCCGCGAGCGCCTTGCTAACAAAGTAAACTGGCTTCTGAACTTTGTTCCGTTCCGCCACAAGCATTGAACCAAGTGCTTCGTTCGCAATCGAAATATAAAGATATAATATTTCACCATCTATAGGCGCAATCAATGTAGGTAGCGTAGCGAGCAATTGTTTCATTTCTTGAAATGCCTTATATGCCTCTTCCATCCATACAAAGTTCTTCTGTTTCAAACACCCTTTAAGTGTGCGGAAAAAAGTCAACTGCCTTTCCGCGGCCTTGGACAAGAACCGCTGCTATCTTTTCAGTCAAACTTTGTACTTCTTTGACAGTCTTAGGCGCGGTCATGTTTTCAATTGCGGTTATTTTCTTAGGATTGGCTTGAATACCTAGCTCATTAACATAATAACCTAGAAATTTGCATTCTCTTTCTCCAAAACTGCATTTAGACGGATTCAACTTCATATTAATCTTTCGCAAACTTTCAAACGTTTCTTCCATATCAAGCAAAATTTGCTCTTGCATTTTGCTTTTTATGACAAGGTCATCAACATATGCTTCAAGGTTGCGGCCTATCTGATTTTCAAATGCCTTGTCAATTAATCGCTGATAAGTTGCTCCCGCATTCTTGAGTCCAAAAGGCATTTTAATATAGCAATAAATGCCTTTTACAGTAGGGAAAGCGGTTTTATCTTCGTCTTCTTGcgccattgggatttgatgatacCCTTTTGCGGCATCCAAAAAACATTTGTAAGGGTAAGCGTGCAAAGACTCCACTTTTAGATCTATTTCGGGAAGCggataattgtcctttggacaAGCTTTGTTTATGTCTTTAAATTCTATGCACATACTCCATGAACCATCAGGCTTTTTTACCAATACTGGGTTTGAaacccatgtttgatattttacttCGCGCAAAATACCTGCATTAACTTACTTGGTGACTTCCGCACATAACCATTTCATGCGATCAGGAGTCATTCCTCTGCGCTTTTGCACGATGGGCTTTAGTGCAGGATTAGCATTTAATCTATGTTCTGCGATGTCACGCAGAACTCCAGTCATATCTTGCTCACTCCAAGCAAACACATCCATGTACGCAACAAGCAATTGcacaatcttctttcttatttcctcATCCAATTCGGTGCCAATTTTTATTTTTTGATCAGGATATCTACAGTTTACAACAACCATGTTATCATCTGCAATTTTGTGTGCAACAACTGCGCCTTGCGTGCTTATAGCCGCACAAATTGACTGCATAGCCATAGAGTTTATTGTTGCCACACCTTTGCAAGTGTTGAATTTAACCATTCCGTGTATTGTAGATGGCACTATGCCAAGCTTGTGCAACGCGAATCTTTCCGACAATATGTTATAACGCGAAGCCGATCGTATAACATAGAAATCTACCTGCGCTTGTCTTGTCAATTTTACATCTATTTCATCACGCAACTCAATTTTTTGCGATAGTTGCCCCATGGGCCATGCAGATTCACCCGAGAAACCAGACAGAGATATCGCGGTTGCCTTCAGATATGCTTTAATGCATTCTGGCAATTGGCAAAAGCATTGCTCATATATCAAATCTATGCTACTGCCAGTGTCGACATGTATTTTCATAATTGTTATTCCCGTATTCGCGACCTTGCATGATATGACTAACGGCTTATCGGACATATCGCAGTTTTGCTCAAATGGAAAAGTGATAGGCGCAAGTTGCCATTTTTCAAGCATTTCAACCGCTTTTCACTTTTTAAGCCCTTTCTTCTTGTGTATTGTACTTACTATTTTCGCATCTTGCACATTTTGAAGCACTTTAGTTGAATTTTTGGCCAAAAAAGATTTGTGCATTTTACGCACCTTCAAATTCATATTTTCCACATTCACAAAATTTTTGGTGGCTAAAAGCTTTTGTTGCTTCATCATTTTACTTAGTTTACAACTTTTGTTAAGAAGATTACGTTTCTCTGCAATATAACAAAGAAAATAACACGATTAGAATTAAGAAATGAGTTTAATAGCTCGATTAAAACGAACATGAATTTCTCATTTCAATTCTATTCGTGTcctacggatggcgccaattgatcaatgcTAGATTATTCTATGAaggctaatcaaggattgagtgcaatgagggggtacaaTGGATGTCTTGttatatttcgttaagtgctaaacgatcaacaaccatgtcccggtcttcgtaaattaccttaaccaacaaagatcaagtctcgCGTAAACTCACGAGACagatcaatatggctagggcaattcttccagaatcaacaaccttaaatgagaggccaagctccctatttatgggTTTGAGACTATGCGGAAGTAAGATGTGcgcgcacttaggcattccgcacaagtaCTGCTAGAAGCCTACGTACTCTTTAATATTTCGCACAGTCTCACCGCGCATGTTCACATTTACCGCGGTTTATTGTCTTGCATCAGTTGTCTTTAAGTAGCTTTTCGCAGttcaaatatacatatacatgtgtatgtatatgatcaataaAGTTTGCTTTACAATtgaatatttatattattagtaataacaaatgcatcttgaatttaaaaaaaaaattaaaatacaataatTATATTAAGGTTGTACGATATACTTCAAAGTTGGTACATGTGTTAATGAGGtcttttgtaaaatattgtacaatttattttaaagatTATACATGAAGTCTGAgagtgttttatcataaagttgtaaaTAATGCCTCAAATATGGTACATATTGTCATGAGAGTATTTTACCATAAGGTTTtacataatatttcaaatattgtacatatggtcatggtaGTGTCTtaccataaagttgtacataatagtTTCCATAACGTACATTTGTTTAACatgtaatatttttattaaatacactTGATTATTTTAATGGCACTATCTCGGATATCttagacttttttttttaatttattttatgctTAACAAAGGCTTTTTTACTACATCATCATAATCCTCTTATATAAGATACTAATAGCAATAGATAGATACGAATTCTCTTATAAAAATGTGTTTGTAATTGATTGAAACATAATTAACGACAATTAAATATACAAATGTCGATTTCATCCACAAACTTAACTTATACATCTAAACAAAAACATCTCATTTTTTGAAATTTATAAGcaatttgatgctttctagtgttctatgtgtaacatcccgcctttttccgtttatttttcGTTTATttattaaagtccgttatatgattataacatcttccgttaaaacacattttaaaatatctcgtttaggtaattcacgcacccgctcttaaacttgagggactaaacttgccaagtgactaaagtcttgactaggtcaagTGGTCAACTcttcctcctccactcattcatcacctcctcacTTTCCAACACTTCCACTTTTTATTCTCAAACCctcaatcaaagaatcatcatccattttaaatctagcaagcgttcttcaaaacaaattgcatatttggaatccttgcaacttcctcttcaaacccataccaactttattgcatttgggtaattttctaaaaatactagattttgtgttcttgatgtttttaacttataaaagtgttaattagtgtctatggctcacgtctaacatgaatatatgatttatatgcttgttcttgtcattttgatgtaactagctcaaacttgaaatgggtgtgtttgattgtgagatttggttgcttaaatgttgttagatattaaaagtgcatgtattgaatgtgttactagcatcattagctttaatttggtatgtaggttgacatggaatagcttcataaacataattgttaaatttgtgagtttgagttagggtttgatagaagtaaaatgaaatTTCGATGCTTTGAATGCTttacaatgttgtttgtaagtgtttagttgtattgtatgcgtaattacctacgaaatggcgtatcatatgtgtgcatttaattctcgaatcatcattatgcatttatgaacttgaagcatttatgatgagcattaattgatcattcaatttggaaattagttattgtaaatgatgattttggttgatgaaata of the Rutidosis leptorrhynchoides isolate AG116_Rl617_1_P2 chromosome 5, CSIRO_AGI_Rlap_v1, whole genome shotgun sequence genome contains:
- the LOC139849135 gene encoding uncharacterized protein, which produces MLEKWQLAPITFPFEQNCDMSDKPLVISCKVANTGITIMKIHVDTGSSIDLIYEQCFCQLPECIKAYLKATAISLSGFSGESAWPMGQLSQKIELRDEIDVKLTRQAQVDFYVIRSASRYNILSERFALHKLGIVPSTIHGMVKFNTCKGVATINSMAMQSICAAISTQGAVVAHKIADDNMVVVNCRYPDQKIKIGTELDEEIRKKIVQLLVAYMDVFAWSEQDMTGVLRDIAEHRLNANPALKPIVQKRRGMTPDRMKWLCAEVTK